CCGGCGCCGATACCTGTCGCCAGGGCGATCCGCCGCTCCCTCTCGGAGAGACCGAGGAGATCGGCGACAAGGGACCCGAAACCCGCCGACATCTGGGCGGTCGGCCCCTCCCTGCCGGCACTCCCGCCTGTGGAGATGGTGATGATCGCGGTCAGGGCCTTGAGGATGGGGATGCGGCGACGGATCCGCCCCTCGCCATGGAAGGCCCGGATCGCCGCGTCCGTCCCGTGGCCCTCGGCCTCGGGGGCATAGGTGTACACGAGGAGGCCGGAGACGAGGGCACCAAAGCAGATCACGGGGAGGATGAGCCACGGCGTCTCGGGCGGGGCCCATTGTGAGATTTCGGCGATGCTCTGCCCCTCCTCGGGCAGGTTGAACCCGACGATGGTCTCCATGAAGAAGGAGGTGCCGATCTTGAGGCCCTCGAAGAACAAAAGGGCACCGATTCCAGAAATTATTCCTACGATTATCGATATGAGAAAGATACGCTGTACAGGTGCGGCACCGTCTGACATAATGCAGAATATTGTTGCAGGACAAACAACATAAAATATATCGCGAAACTGCCCGATAGTCCTGAAATCATCGTATCCTCCTGAAATAGGGAGGCACGGGGGCCGGTGCGCGCCCATGCCCGATCCGGCCTCCAGAGAGGGCAGGGAAGCGGCATCAGGTCATCTCAGGGGGGGAAAAGGCGGACGGTCTGGTATGATACTTATTAACATAACGCAGGAGTAAAGACCATATTGTTTACTCTGGCCCTGACAGGTGCTGAAAGGTGTCAGACAAAGAAAAGCCATGAGCAGCAACGATTAGAAAGATTTTAATAAGATTTCGGGGTATTTTAGTTTGACCTATACAAGAAAGGATTTATAGTGTCGGTATAGGTAGGACGTTTAGAGGTGTTAAAAAAATGGTGTTCCATCCTCCAGTAGCAATCGTCGCAAAGGCTGGCGATGCAGGGAAGTACAAGGTTTCCCTGCCCGCATGGAACATGATCCTGAGAGGGTTCATGTCCGGTGCGTACATCGCCATGGGTGCCGGACTGGCAACGGTCTGTGCCACCGGCGTCGCACCGTTCCTCGGTGCGGGTATAGCCAAGCTTGTCCTGGGCGCCGTCTTCCCCGTCGGCCTCATCATCACCGTCATGACCGGTGCAGAACTCTTCACCGGTGACGCGATGTTCGCCCCGATGGCGGCATTCATCCACAAGGTCTCCTGGGCAAGCGTGCTCAATCTCTGGCTCTGGGTCTACATCGGCAACCTCATCGGTTCCCTTGTCTACGCCTACATCATGGCCTACGGCCCCCTGACCTCCTGGTCAGCCGCTGGTGTCGGCACAGCAACCGCCTTCGGCGTCAATGCAGTCGGTATCGCCGCAGGCAAGACCTCTTATCTTGGCGCAGCAGCCCTCTGGTCCTGCTTCCTCAAGGCCATCGGTTGTAACTGGCTCGTCAACCTCGCCATCCTCCTCGGCATCTGCGCCGACGACGCGATCGGCAAGATTGTCGGCATCTGGTTCCCGATCATGGCCTTCGTTTCCACCGGCTTCGAGCACTGTGTCGCGAACATGTACTTCATCCCCGCAGGCATCCTGACAATGCCGTACCTCTCCGCTGAACAGGCGGCAGGTATCGCTGGCCTCAGCAACCTCGGCTGGGTGACCATGTGGACGAACAACATCATCATCGTCACCCTCGGCAACATCGTCGGTGGCCTGCTCTTCGTCGGTGTTATCTACTGGGTCGCCTTCCGCAAGGAAATCGCCGCACTCAAGTAAACCCGAGCAGACAATGGAAATAAAGAATGTCAATGTGCGAATATCGGCCGTTTCCCTGGCCGTATTCGCATTTTTTACCATTCTGGTCGTTTTTGCAGTCACTCTTACAGGAGACCTCTCGATCCTCATCTGGGGAATTCCGACTCTCGTCCTCCTCATCATCATCCCGGGCATGCTCAACTACATGAGCCAGAGCCAGTACGCAGGCCTGGTCCCGGTCTATGAGAAGGAAGCAAAGGACGTCAGGGCCAGGGCAATCACCATTGCCATGATCGGAAAGCCCGTCAGGCTTCGCGGCACCGTCAAAACGGTGAAGTTCCGCTACCTCAACAGGCCCCACTACATCGTCGAGGACACCAGCGGCGAGATGACGGTGAAGATGTTCACCACGCCGCAGGAAGACGTGGAGGTCGGGGACAGGGTCGAGATCCTGGGCCTTGTGATCAAGCGCTACGTGGTATCGGGCGACGCCGTGGTCAACTGCGTTTCGATCAGGCGGATCAAAAAAGAAGAACAGTAAAGCCCGCAAGGGATTGTTAAGGAGAGGATGGGGCTTTCAGGAAAAGCCCCGTTTCAGTCCTTCCCCGGGAGACGGGCGTACACCTTTGTTGCATTCCTTGAGATAATCGTCGAAGAGATGGATCCTGGTGCTCACCGGGAAGGGGATCTTCAGGGTGGAGATCACCGCTTCG
This window of the Methanofollis ethanolicus genome carries:
- a CDS encoding formate/nitrite transporter family protein, which translates into the protein MVFHPPVAIVAKAGDAGKYKVSLPAWNMILRGFMSGAYIAMGAGLATVCATGVAPFLGAGIAKLVLGAVFPVGLIITVMTGAELFTGDAMFAPMAAFIHKVSWASVLNLWLWVYIGNLIGSLVYAYIMAYGPLTSWSAAGVGTATAFGVNAVGIAAGKTSYLGAAALWSCFLKAIGCNWLVNLAILLGICADDAIGKIVGIWFPIMAFVSTGFEHCVANMYFIPAGILTMPYLSAEQAAGIAGLSNLGWVTMWTNNIIIVTLGNIVGGLLFVGVIYWVAFRKEIAALK
- a CDS encoding nucleotide-binding protein, with protein sequence MEIKNVNVRISAVSLAVFAFFTILVVFAVTLTGDLSILIWGIPTLVLLIIIPGMLNYMSQSQYAGLVPVYEKEAKDVRARAITIAMIGKPVRLRGTVKTVKFRYLNRPHYIVEDTSGEMTVKMFTTPQEDVEVGDRVEILGLVIKRYVVSGDAVVNCVSIRRIKKEEQ